In Streptomyces sp. NBC_01408, one DNA window encodes the following:
- a CDS encoding ComF family protein has product MRGWWQELAGLVLPVDCAGCGAARVLLCGVCRGALSGAYAGPVRPSPRPAGLPVVHGAAVYEGAVRAVVLAHKERGALPLAGWLGGALAAAVGAALAGAGGAAGGEVALVPVPSARRQVRARGHDPARRIALAASARLRRAGVPVRVAPVLRLRRAVADQAGLGARQRRENLAGALEVCRDGARVTAGARIVLVDDLITTGATLTEAARAVRAAGLARGVAPRAAVVAAAADSFVRNRSATSSGQKSCE; this is encoded by the coding sequence ATGCGGGGGTGGTGGCAGGAGCTTGCGGGTCTGGTGCTGCCGGTCGACTGCGCCGGGTGCGGGGCCGCCCGGGTGCTGCTGTGCGGCGTCTGCCGGGGTGCGCTGAGCGGGGCGTACGCGGGCCCTGTGCGGCCCTCTCCGCGGCCCGCGGGGCTGCCCGTGGTGCATGGGGCCGCCGTGTACGAGGGGGCCGTACGGGCCGTCGTACTGGCGCACAAGGAGCGCGGGGCGCTGCCGCTGGCCGGGTGGCTCGGCGGGGCCTTGGCGGCCGCGGTCGGCGCGGCCCTGGCGGGGGCTGGTGGGGCGGCGGGCGGGGAGGTGGCGCTGGTCCCGGTGCCCTCGGCGCGGCGGCAGGTCCGGGCGCGCGGGCACGATCCGGCGCGCAGGATCGCGCTGGCGGCCTCGGCGCGGCTGCGGCGGGCCGGTGTTCCCGTGCGTGTGGCGCCCGTACTGCGGCTGCGGCGGGCGGTGGCCGACCAGGCGGGCCTGGGCGCGAGGCAGCGCCGGGAGAACCTCGCGGGGGCGCTGGAGGTGTGCCGGGACGGGGCGCGGGTGACGGCCGGGGCCCGGATCGTGCTGGTGGACGACCTGATCACCACCGGGGCCACCCTGACGGAGGCGGCTCGGGCGGTGCGCGCGGCGGGACTGGCGCGGGGGGTCGCGCCGCGGGCGGCGGTGGTGGCCGCGGCGGCGGACTCGTTCGTTCGGAACCGGTCGGCAACGAGCAGTGGGCAAAAATCTTGTGAATAG
- a CDS encoding Rv3235 family protein: MDTTTRGTIGGDASRRGPAGPARTRPAGRRDPRRPAESVRPAVAVRTGARSGPHHWFAERLLAVVSGRRPVHSLLGHTVGPAYQQLVTLAPEDPLRDRLRPVVRQCGRFIPGPGVIEAFARIATGDRVTAMAFRLEQGQDLRWRCAAVEIQGPRP, translated from the coding sequence ATGGACACCACGACGCGTGGCACGATCGGCGGCGACGCGAGCCGCCGCGGCCCGGCCGGCCCGGCCCGCACCCGCCCCGCAGGCCGCCGGGACCCCCGCCGCCCGGCCGAGTCGGTGCGCCCGGCCGTCGCCGTGCGCACCGGGGCCCGTAGCGGGCCCCACCACTGGTTCGCGGAGCGCCTCCTGGCGGTGGTCAGCGGCCGCCGCCCGGTGCACTCGCTCCTCGGGCACACCGTCGGCCCCGCCTACCAGCAGCTGGTCACCCTGGCCCCGGAGGACCCCCTGCGCGACCGGCTGCGCCCGGTCGTCCGCCAGTGCGGCCGCTTCATCCCCGGCCCGGGCGTCATCGAGGCCTTCGCCCGGATCGCGACGGGCGACCGCGTGACGGCGATGGCCTTCCGCCTGGAACAGGGCCAGGACCTCCGCTGGCGCTGCGCGGCGGTAGAGATCCAGGGCCCCCGCCCATGA
- the secA gene encoding preprotein translocase subunit SecA has protein sequence MSVFNKLMRAGEGKILRKLHRIADQVNSIEEDFVNLSDAELRALTDEYQQRYQDGESLDDLLPEAFATVREAAKRVLGQRHYDVQIMGGAALHLGYVAEMKTGEGKTLVGTLPAYLNALSGKGVHLITVNDYLAERDSEMMGRVHKFLGLEVGCILANMSPAQRRAQYSCDITYGTNNEFGFDYLRDNMAWSQDELVQRGHNFAVVDEVDSILVDEARTPLIISGPADQATKWYGDFAKLVTRLTKGEAGQPLKGIEETGDYEVDEKKRTVAIHEAGVAKVEDWLGIENLYESVNTPLVGYLNNAIKAKELFKIDKDYVVIDGEVMIVDEHTGRILAGRRYNEGMHQAIEAKEGVDIKDENQTLATITLQNFFRLYSKLSGMTGTAMTEAAEFHQIYKLGVVPIPTNRAMVRKDQADLIYRTEVAKFAAVVDDIAEKHEKGQPILVGTTSVEKSEYLSQQLSKRGIQHEVLNAKQHDREATIVAQAGRRGAVTVATNMAGRGTDIKLGGNPDDLAEAELRQRGLDPEEHIEEWAHALPEALTRAEAAVKAEFEQVKELGGLYVLGTERHESRRIDNQLRGRSGRQGDPGESRFYLSLGDDLMRLFKAQMVERVMAMANVPDDVPIENKMVTRAIASAQSQVETQNFETRKNVLKYDEVLSRQREVIYSERRRVLEGEDLQEQVRHMMDDTIDAYIAAETVEGFAEEWDLERLWGAFRQLYPVKVTIEELEEAAGDRAGITAEFIAESVKDDIHEQYETREKTLGSEIMRELERRVVLSVLDRKWREHLYEMDYLQEGIGLRAMAQKDPLVEYQREGFDMFNAMQDGIKEESVGYLFNLEVQVEQQVEELPVQDAAPSLTKESAVATATRPEIRAKGLDAPQRPDRLHFSAPTVDGEGGVVEGDFDNGSAGDGDGMTRAERRKAQKATGGRRRKK, from the coding sequence GTGTCCGTCTTCAACAAGCTCATGCGTGCAGGCGAAGGCAAGATCCTGCGCAAACTGCACCGCATCGCGGACCAGGTCAACTCCATCGAAGAGGACTTCGTCAACCTCTCCGACGCCGAGTTGCGAGCGCTCACGGACGAGTACCAGCAGCGTTACCAGGACGGCGAGAGCCTGGACGACCTGCTGCCCGAGGCTTTCGCGACGGTCCGCGAGGCCGCCAAGCGCGTCCTCGGCCAGCGGCACTACGACGTCCAGATCATGGGTGGCGCGGCGCTGCACCTCGGCTACGTGGCCGAGATGAAGACCGGTGAGGGCAAGACCCTCGTCGGCACGCTGCCCGCGTACCTGAACGCGCTGTCCGGCAAGGGCGTCCACCTGATCACGGTGAACGACTACCTCGCCGAGCGCGACTCCGAGATGATGGGCCGGGTGCACAAGTTCCTCGGCCTGGAGGTCGGCTGCATCCTGGCGAACATGTCGCCCGCGCAGCGGCGCGCGCAGTACTCCTGTGACATCACCTACGGCACGAACAACGAGTTCGGCTTCGACTACCTGCGCGACAACATGGCGTGGTCCCAGGACGAGCTCGTCCAGCGCGGCCACAACTTCGCCGTGGTCGACGAGGTCGACTCGATCCTCGTCGACGAGGCCCGTACCCCGCTGATCATCTCCGGCCCGGCCGACCAGGCCACGAAGTGGTACGGCGACTTCGCGAAGCTGGTCACCCGCCTGACCAAGGGCGAGGCCGGCCAGCCGCTCAAGGGCATCGAGGAGACCGGCGACTACGAGGTCGACGAGAAGAAGCGGACCGTCGCCATCCACGAGGCGGGTGTCGCGAAGGTCGAGGACTGGCTCGGCATCGAGAACCTCTACGAGTCGGTGAACACCCCGCTCGTCGGCTACCTGAACAACGCCATCAAGGCGAAGGAACTGTTCAAGATCGACAAGGACTACGTCGTCATCGACGGCGAGGTCATGATCGTCGACGAGCACACCGGCCGCATCCTCGCCGGCCGCCGCTACAACGAGGGCATGCACCAGGCGATCGAGGCGAAGGAAGGGGTGGACATCAAGGACGAGAACCAGACCCTCGCCACGATCACCCTGCAGAACTTCTTCCGCCTGTACTCGAAGCTGTCGGGCATGACCGGTACGGCCATGACCGAGGCCGCCGAGTTCCACCAGATCTACAAGCTCGGTGTCGTCCCGATCCCGACCAACCGCGCCATGGTCCGCAAGGACCAGGCGGACCTGATCTACCGGACCGAGGTCGCGAAGTTCGCCGCCGTCGTCGACGACATCGCGGAGAAGCACGAGAAGGGCCAGCCGATCCTCGTCGGTACGACGTCGGTCGAGAAGTCCGAGTACCTCTCCCAGCAGCTCTCCAAGCGCGGCATTCAGCACGAGGTGCTCAACGCCAAGCAGCACGACCGTGAGGCGACGATCGTCGCCCAGGCCGGCCGCCGCGGAGCCGTCACCGTCGCCACGAACATGGCCGGCCGTGGTACCGACATCAAGCTCGGCGGCAACCCGGACGACCTCGCCGAGGCCGAGCTGCGCCAGCGCGGTCTGGACCCGGAAGAGCACATCGAGGAGTGGGCGCACGCCCTGCCCGAGGCGCTCACCCGCGCCGAGGCGGCCGTGAAGGCCGAGTTCGAGCAGGTCAAGGAGCTCGGCGGGCTGTACGTGCTGGGCACCGAGCGCCACGAGTCGCGCCGCATCGACAACCAGCTGCGCGGCCGCTCCGGCCGACAGGGCGACCCGGGCGAGTCCCGCTTCTACCTGTCGCTGGGTGACGACCTGATGCGGCTGTTCAAGGCGCAGATGGTCGAGCGCGTCATGGCGATGGCCAACGTGCCCGACGACGTGCCGATCGAGAACAAGATGGTGACGCGCGCGATCGCGTCGGCCCAGTCGCAGGTCGAGACGCAGAACTTCGAGACGCGCAAGAACGTCCTGAAGTACGACGAGGTCCTCAGCCGCCAGCGCGAGGTCATCTACAGCGAGCGCCGCCGGGTGCTGGAGGGCGAGGATCTGCAGGAGCAGGTGCGCCACATGATGGACGACACGATCGACGCGTACATCGCGGCCGAGACGGTCGAGGGCTTCGCCGAGGAATGGGACCTGGAGCGCCTGTGGGGCGCCTTCCGGCAGCTCTACCCGGTGAAGGTCACCATCGAGGAGCTGGAGGAGGCCGCGGGCGACCGGGCGGGCATCACCGCCGAGTTCATCGCGGAGTCCGTCAAGGACGACATCCACGAGCAGTACGAGACGCGCGAGAAGACGCTCGGCTCGGAGATCATGCGCGAGCTGGAGCGTCGCGTGGTGCTGTCGGTCCTGGACCGCAAGTGGCGCGAGCACCTGTACGAGATGGACTACCTGCAGGAGGGCATCGGCCTGCGGGCGATGGCCCAGAAGGACCCGCTGGTCGAGTACCAGCGCGAGGGCTTCGACATGTTCAACGCCATGCAGGACGGCATCAAGGAGGAGTCCGTCGGCTACCTGTTCAACCTGGAGGTCCAGGTCGAGCAGCAGGTCGAGGAGCTTCCGGTGCAGGACGCGGCGCCGTCCCTGACCAAGGAGTCGGCCGTGGCCACCGCCACGCGTCCGGAGATCCGGGCCAAGGGGCTGGACGCTCCGCAGCGGCCGGACCGGCTGCACTTCTCGGCGCCGACCGTCGACGGTGAGGGCGGTGTGGTCGAGGGCGACTTCGACAACGGCTCCGCCGGTGACGGGGACGGGATGACGCGGGCGGAGCGCCGCAAGGCGCAGAAGGCCACCGGCGGGCGTCGCCGCAAGAAGTAG
- a CDS encoding GNAT family N-acetyltransferase, whose amino-acid sequence MDPTTLLTDRLELRPFVPADEDEVYAAAQDPAIQRWTMVPSPYERRHARAFVGETVPDGWREDTGYSFAVRLGPGGPLVAAVGVHVHGEDAYEIGYWTVKEHRGHGYMTEAVGAVARWAFTELDAVRLEWRAEVGNDGSRAVAEKAGFRLEGLLRAAIVRNGTARDSWVGALLPSDLGLTPALAYLPAVSGTA is encoded by the coding sequence ATGGATCCCACCACACTGCTCACGGACCGGCTGGAACTGCGGCCTTTCGTCCCGGCCGACGAGGACGAGGTCTACGCGGCCGCCCAGGACCCCGCCATCCAGCGCTGGACCATGGTCCCCTCCCCGTACGAGCGCCGGCACGCCCGCGCCTTCGTCGGCGAGACCGTCCCGGACGGCTGGCGCGAGGACACCGGCTACAGCTTCGCCGTCCGCCTGGGCCCCGGCGGCCCGCTGGTCGCCGCCGTCGGCGTCCACGTGCACGGCGAGGACGCGTACGAGATCGGCTACTGGACGGTGAAGGAGCACCGCGGCCACGGCTACATGACCGAGGCCGTGGGCGCCGTCGCCCGCTGGGCCTTCACCGAGCTGGACGCCGTACGGCTGGAGTGGCGCGCCGAGGTCGGCAACGACGGCTCGCGGGCCGTCGCCGAGAAGGCCGGCTTCCGGCTGGAGGGCCTGCTGCGGGCCGCCATCGTCAGGAACGGCACCGCGCGGGACTCCTGGGTGGGCGCCCTGCTCCCCTCGGACCTCGGCCTGACCCCCGCCCTCGCGTACCTGCCCGCTGTCAGTGGCACCGCCTAG
- a CDS encoding winged helix-turn-helix domain-containing protein: MTSTAPSQPLPTVSLSADEARRIALRAQGFTGAPDRRAGVRGVLRHLGAVQLDTISVLARSHELIPYARLGAVGRDTVEKAYWSDRHAFEYWSHAACILPVEEWPHFAFRRRARYARGHRWHILQDKERSTKAVLDRLKADGPLTSTELGGAKNGGEWFQWSETKIAVEWLLDTGEVVCGERRGWKRVYDLPERAVPDALLHDDLDDRECLRRLVALAGRSLGVGTRADIADYHRLGGAQVDSVIADSGLVPVEVEGWSKPAWADPQALATVPRGRHRTTLLSPFDSLVWDRPRTERIFGFTHRLEAYVPKPKRIHGYFAMPLLAGGRLQGRVDPAREGATLVARQLSLETPRAAAAMAEALWEAARWVGCEEVRVERAASPAEAAAVTAELSALRR, from the coding sequence ATGACCTCGACCGCGCCCAGCCAGCCGCTGCCGACCGTGTCCCTGTCCGCCGACGAGGCCCGGCGCATCGCCCTGCGCGCCCAGGGCTTCACAGGAGCGCCCGACCGGCGCGCGGGGGTCCGCGGGGTCCTGCGCCACCTGGGCGCCGTCCAGCTGGACACGATCTCGGTCCTGGCCCGGTCGCACGAGCTGATCCCGTACGCGCGCCTGGGCGCGGTGGGCCGGGACACCGTGGAGAAGGCGTACTGGTCGGACCGCCACGCCTTCGAGTACTGGTCGCACGCGGCCTGCATCCTGCCCGTCGAGGAGTGGCCGCACTTCGCCTTCCGCCGCCGGGCCCGCTACGCCCGGGGCCACCGCTGGCACATCCTCCAGGACAAGGAGCGCTCGACGAAGGCGGTCCTGGACCGCCTCAAGGCCGACGGCCCGCTGACCTCCACCGAGCTGGGCGGCGCCAAGAACGGCGGCGAGTGGTTCCAATGGTCCGAGACCAAGATCGCGGTGGAGTGGCTCCTCGACACCGGCGAGGTGGTGTGCGGGGAGCGGCGCGGCTGGAAGCGGGTCTACGACCTGCCCGAACGGGCCGTGCCGGACGCACTGCTCCACGACGACCTGGACGACCGCGAGTGCCTGCGCCGCCTCGTCGCCCTCGCCGGCCGCTCCCTGGGCGTCGGCACCCGCGCCGACATCGCCGACTACCACCGCCTGGGCGGCGCGCAGGTGGACTCGGTGATCGCGGACTCCGGGCTGGTCCCGGTCGAGGTCGAGGGCTGGTCCAAGCCGGCCTGGGCGGATCCGCAGGCGCTCGCGACGGTCCCGCGGGGCCGCCACCGCACCACGCTGCTCTCCCCGTTCGACTCCCTCGTCTGGGACCGCCCGCGCACGGAGCGGATCTTCGGCTTCACGCACCGCCTGGAGGCGTACGTCCCCAAGCCCAAGCGGATACACGGGTACTTCGCGATGCCGCTGCTGGCGGGCGGGCGGCTCCAGGGCCGCGTAGACCCGGCCCGCGAGGGCGCCACCCTGGTCGCCCGCCAGCTCTCCCTGGAGACGCCCCGGGCCGCCGCCGCCATGGCCGAGGCCCTGTGGGAGGCCGCCCGGTGGGTGGGCTGCGAGGAGGTGCGCGTCGAGCGCGCCGCCTCCCCCGCGGAGGCGGCGGCCGTCACGGCGGAGCTGAGCGCGCTGCGCCGGTAG
- a CDS encoding response regulator transcription factor gives MADSFGPVRGDGGAGCREGDPAAGPAQTPAGEPIRVLVVDDHALFRRGLEIVLAQEEDIQVVGEAGDGAEAVDKAADLLPDIVLMDVRMPRRGGIEACTSIKEVAPSAKIIMLTISDEEADLYDAIKAGATGYLLKEISTDEVATAIRAVADGQSQISPSMASKLLTEFKSMIQRTDERRLVPAPRLTDRELEVLKLVATGMNNRDIAKQLFISENTVKNHVRNILEKLQLHSRMEAVVYAMREKILEIR, from the coding sequence ATGGCGGACAGCTTCGGGCCGGTGCGCGGTGACGGCGGCGCGGGCTGCCGCGAGGGGGACCCGGCGGCCGGGCCCGCGCAGACGCCCGCGGGGGAGCCCATCCGGGTGCTCGTGGTCGACGACCACGCCCTCTTCCGGCGCGGGCTGGAGATCGTCCTCGCGCAGGAGGAGGACATCCAGGTCGTCGGTGAGGCGGGGGACGGCGCGGAGGCGGTGGACAAGGCCGCGGACCTGCTGCCGGACATCGTGCTGATGGACGTGCGGATGCCCCGGCGCGGCGGCATCGAGGCCTGCACCTCGATCAAGGAGGTGGCCCCCTCCGCCAAGATCATCATGCTGACGATCAGCGACGAGGAGGCGGACCTCTACGACGCGATCAAGGCGGGCGCGACCGGGTACCTCCTGAAGGAGATCTCGACGGACGAGGTGGCCACGGCGATCCGGGCGGTGGCCGACGGCCAGTCGCAGATCAGCCCCTCGATGGCGTCGAAGCTGCTCACCGAGTTCAAGTCGATGATCCAGCGCACGGACGAGCGGCGGCTGGTACCGGCGCCGCGACTGACGGACCGGGAGCTGGAGGTCCTGAAGCTGGTGGCGACGGGCATGAACAACCGTGACATCGCGAAGCAGTTGTTCATCTCCGAGAACACCGTGAAGAACCACGTCCGCAACATCCTGGAGAAGCTCCAGCTGCACTCCCGGATGGAGGCCGTGGTCTACGCGATGCGGGAGAAGATCCTCGAGATCCGCTAG
- the raiA gene encoding ribosome-associated translation inhibitor RaiA, translating to MRRSYPGTEFCVDIVVKGRKTEVPDRFRKHVAEKLNPERIQKLDAKVISLDVEVSKEHNPRQADRSDRVEITLRSRGPVIRAEAAAADAYAALDLAQDKLEARLRKQHDKRYTRRGAGRLSAAEVADVVPDAAQLNANGEPFSEEKANGVPITRIGSIEVQGEGPLIVREKTHSAAPMSLDQALYEMELVGHDFYLFVDSETKLPSVVYRRHAYDYGVIHVNPDGASSSEEPRGGAGGALGG from the coding sequence ATGAGGCGGAGCTATCCGGGAACGGAGTTCTGCGTGGACATCGTCGTCAAGGGCCGCAAGACCGAGGTGCCCGACCGGTTCCGCAAGCACGTGGCCGAGAAGCTGAATCCGGAGCGGATCCAGAAGCTCGACGCCAAGGTGATCAGCTTGGACGTCGAGGTGTCCAAGGAGCACAACCCGCGCCAGGCCGACCGTTCCGACCGCGTGGAGATCACCCTGCGTTCGCGGGGCCCGGTGATCCGTGCCGAGGCCGCCGCCGCGGACGCGTACGCGGCGCTCGACCTGGCTCAGGACAAGCTGGAGGCCCGGCTGCGCAAGCAGCACGACAAGCGCTACACCCGCAGGGGCGCGGGCCGGCTCTCGGCGGCAGAGGTCGCCGACGTCGTGCCGGACGCCGCGCAGCTGAACGCGAATGGCGAGCCGTTCTCCGAGGAGAAGGCGAACGGGGTTCCGATCACCCGGATCGGTTCCATCGAAGTGCAGGGCGAAGGCCCGCTGATCGTCCGCGAGAAGACCCACTCGGCCGCACCCATGTCGCTCGACCAGGCCCTTTACGAAATGGAACTGGTCGGCCACGACTTCTACCTGTTCGTCGACTCCGAGACCAAGTTGCCCAGCGTCGTCTACCGGCGCCACGCCTACGACTACGGCGTCATCCATGTGAACCCGGACGGAGCCTCCAGCTCTGAGGAACCGCGCGGCGGCGCGGGCGGAGCGCTCGGAGGCTGA
- a CDS encoding HAD family hydrolase: MTTHPTHIVWDWNGTLLHDIDAVIVATNASFAELGFAPITLETYRDLYVVPVPKFYERLMGRLPTDEEWVVMDEAFHRHYWAAAESAGLAEGALELLQGWERDGLTQSLLSLAPHDKLVPLVRFHGIDRHFLRVDGRTGPSHTSKAEHLVRHLAALDGTGVTAGRTVLIGDAVDDALAAAHVGARAVLYTGGSHSRSSLESAGVPVVDSLAEAVRTARELAE, translated from the coding sequence GTGACGACGCACCCGACCCACATCGTCTGGGACTGGAACGGCACGCTCCTGCACGACATCGATGCCGTGATAGTCGCGACCAACGCCTCCTTCGCCGAGCTCGGCTTCGCGCCGATCACCCTGGAGACCTACCGCGACCTGTACGTCGTACCGGTGCCGAAGTTCTACGAGCGGCTGATGGGAAGGCTGCCCACCGACGAGGAATGGGTCGTCATGGACGAGGCCTTCCACCGCCACTACTGGGCCGCAGCCGAGAGCGCCGGGCTCGCCGAGGGCGCGCTGGAGCTGCTCCAGGGCTGGGAGCGGGACGGGCTCACCCAGTCCCTGCTGTCCCTGGCGCCCCACGACAAGCTCGTGCCCCTGGTGCGGTTCCACGGGATCGACCGGCACTTCCTGCGCGTCGACGGCAGGACCGGCCCCTCGCACACCTCCAAGGCCGAACACCTGGTGCGCCACCTGGCCGCCCTGGACGGCACGGGCGTGACGGCGGGGCGTACGGTCCTCATCGGCGACGCCGTGGACGACGCGCTCGCCGCCGCGCACGTGGGCGCGCGGGCCGTCCTCTACACGGGCGGTTCGCACAGTCGCAGCAGTCTGGAATCGGCCGGTGTACCCGTCGTGGACTCCCTGGCCGAAGCCGTCCGCACAGCTCGCGAGCTGGCCGAATAG